A single region of the Montipora capricornis isolate CH-2021 chromosome 13, ASM3666992v2, whole genome shotgun sequence genome encodes:
- the LOC138029219 gene encoding uncharacterized protein: MCGKAAETQAHVLAGCGASAQSKYMTRHNTAFKMILYELLKDLDLLTSIPPWYSQNTPKPLYENEKGKALWDVPLYAEYAEVRNNRIDCTVIDMKKKKVLLLEMSCPWVSNREIKCAEKTSKYAPLRYELRRRYPGYKIEQHNITIDAIGGSSRSVKESLRQLVGSGRCNSVLRIMQKAVVSSSLNIARTFKVLSD; this comes from the coding sequence ATGTGTGGTAAGGCCGCTGAAACGCAAGCGCACGTGCTAGCTGGGTGTGGTGCGTCGGCCCAGTCGAAATACATGACGCGACACAACACAGCATTCAAGATGATTCTCTACGAGCTCTTGAAAGACCTAGACCTACTGACATCTATACCACCGTGGTATTCTCAGAATACGCCGAAGCCACTCTACGAGAACGAGAAAGGAAAGGCGCTCTGGGACGTACCATTGTATGCAGAATACGCGGAGGTGAGAAACAACAGGATAGACTGTACTGTTATAGacatgaagaagaagaaagtgcTGCTACTCGAAATGAGCTGTCCATGGGTTAGTAATAGAGAGATCAAGTGTGCAGAGAAGACGAGTAAGTACGCTCCGCTGCGGTACGAACTAAGAAGGAGATACCCGGGGTACAAGATTGAGCAGCATAATATCACAATAGACGCGATAGGAGGGAGCTCGCGAAGTGTCAAGGAAAGCTTACGCCAATTAGTTGGAAGTGGCCGATGTAATTCAGTGCTCAGGATCATGCAGAAAGCTGTGGTCTCTAGCTCCCTTAACATTGCCAGGACCTTCAAGGTCCTGTCCGACTAA